One stretch of Strigops habroptila isolate Jane unplaced genomic scaffold, bStrHab1.2.pri NW_022045634.1_ctg1, whole genome shotgun sequence DNA includes these proteins:
- the CHCHD5 gene encoding coiled-coil-helix-coiled-coil-helix domain-containing protein 5 isoform X1 encodes MEAALEITARYCRTEMEQYGQCVAASPASWQRDCHRLRLSMSRCAAAHPIVQQIRQDCAEPFAAFEQCLRENQAAVVNCSEHVNAFLLCADRVKVST; translated from the exons GGAAGCGGCCCTGGAGATCACGGCGCGCTACTGCCGCACGGAGATGGAGCAGTACGGGCAGTGCGTGGCCGCCAGCCCGGCCTCCTGGCAGCGCGACTGTCACCGGCTTCGCCTCAGCATGTCCCGCTGCGCCGCCGCCCA CCCGATCGTGCAGCAGATCCGGCAGGACTGTGCGGAGCCGTTCGCCGCCTTCGAGCAGTGCCTGAGGGAGAACCAGGCCGCTGTGGTGAACTGCAGCGAGCACGTCAACGCCTTCCTGCTCTGCGCAGACCGGGTGAAGGTCTCCACGTGA
- the CHCHD5 gene encoding coiled-coil-helix-coiled-coil-helix domain-containing protein 5 isoform X2, which produces MEQYGQCVAASPASWQRDCHRLRLSMSRCAAAHPIVQQIRQDCAEPFAAFEQCLRENQAAVVNCSEHVNAFLLCADRVKVST; this is translated from the exons ATGGAGCAGTACGGGCAGTGCGTGGCCGCCAGCCCGGCCTCCTGGCAGCGCGACTGTCACCGGCTTCGCCTCAGCATGTCCCGCTGCGCCGCCGCCCA CCCGATCGTGCAGCAGATCCGGCAGGACTGTGCGGAGCCGTTCGCCGCCTTCGAGCAGTGCCTGAGGGAGAACCAGGCCGCTGTGGTGAACTGCAGCGAGCACGTCAACGCCTTCCTGCTCTGCGCAGACCGGGTGAAGGTCTCCACGTGA